One Planctomycetaceae bacterium genomic window, GTTGTCCGGTTTCGGTTTCCGTCCGGCTGCCAGGTCGCCGACGATACGGTGAATCGTCAGGTCCGGGTAGCGGCGAATTGGACTTGTGAAGTGGCTGTAGTCTTCTTCGTTCAGCGCGTAGTGGCCGAAATCTTCGGGGCTGTATTCGGCCTGCTTCATCGAACGCAGCAGCGCGAAGTTGATGGCTCGTTCTTCCGGTTTGCCCTGGACATCGTGAATGACCTTTTGGATTTCCTGGCGGCTTTGAAACTTCTGCAGGTCGTAACCCAGGCCGGCGCAGAATTCCTGAAAGTTCTTCAGCCGCAGTTCGTCCGGATAACCGTGGACGCGCCGCAGAAACGGAATGTCCTTCGACGCCAGAATCTGGGCGACCGCGACATTCGCCGCCAGCATGAATTCCTCAATGATCTCGTGACTTTCATCGTGGTGGCGTTCATGAGCGCCGGTGATGTTACCGTCATCGTCGAAGTCGATTTCAATTTCCGGGATGCCCATCTGCAGGGCTCCGGTCGCGAACCGATTCTTCCGCAGCAGCATCGCCAGTTCATGCATCCGCAGCAGCAGTTGAACGACTTTGGTGCCGACCTCCGTGGCATGTTGCTTCGGCGATTTGATGATGGGCATCACCTGTTCGTAGGCGAATCGCTTTGAAACCCGGATGACACTGTTGGCAAGTTCCGCGCCCTGCGGTTTACCGTGCTTGTCGAATTCGATGAACACGCTTTTCGTGTAGCGGATCTGGCCTTCCTGCAGGCTGGCCAGTCCGTTGCTGATGATTTCGGGCAGCATTGGAATGACGTGTCGGGGCAGGTACACGCTGGTTCCCCGATCGCGGCCTTCCCGGTCCAAAGCGGTGCCCTGCGTGACGAAATGTGCGACGTCGGCGATATGCACTCCAAGCTGCCAGTGCCCGCGCTTGTCCCGGCGCAGGGAGATCGCGTCGTCGAAATCCCGGGCGGTCGCCGGATCAATCGTGACGATGTTTTCATTCGTCAGATCCAGCCGCTCGCCGAAGTCCTTTTCATTGAACTGGTCCGCCTGCGTGCGGGCATCTTCAAGAGCGGCTTCGCTGAATTCATAGGGAAGGCCCAGACTGTGGACGACGGTCATCGTGTCGACTCCCGGATCGCCGCGCTGTCCGAGAACTTCCGTCAACACGGCTTCTCCGGCCTGGTCGATGGCGGGAAACCGCAGCATTTCGATGACGACTTTGTCATCCGGCCTGGCTCCCTTCGCGCCCGGGTCGCCGACGTGGATCGACTTGTG contains:
- a CDS encoding VacB/RNase II family 3'-5' exoribonuclease, which produces MSKHEDQIISFLSEPNYRPIDASALSKKLRIGRKGVAKFLAVVDELVQSGRIREGRKGRLQLKTAEGFVTGVVKKTSSGAAFVIPHETSAELHGRDVYVDARDLKDAHTGDEVLVRLTSKRRSGGQRCGTVENVLERANKLFVGTYYEKRGQGYVRVDGDTFHKSIHVGDPGAKGARPDDKVVIEMLRFPAIDQAGEAVLTEVLGQRGDPGVDTMTVVHSLGLPYEFSEAALEDARTQADQFNEKDFGERLDLTNENIVTIDPATARDFDDAISLRRDKRGHWQLGVHIADVAHFVTQGTALDREGRDRGTSVYLPRHVIPMLPEIISNGLASLQEGQIRYTKSVFIEFDKHGKPQGAELANSVIRVSKRFAYEQVMPIIKSPKQHATEVGTKVVQLLLRMHELAMLLRKNRFATGALQMGIPEIEIDFDDDGNITGAHERHHDESHEIIEEFMLAANVAVAQILASKDIPFLRRVHGYPDELRLKNFQEFCAGLGYDLQKFQSRQEIQKVIHDVQGKPEERAINFALLRSMKQAEYSPEDFGHYALNEEDYSHFTSPIRRYPDLTIHRIVGDLAAGRKPKPDN